Proteins found in one bacterium genomic segment:
- a CDS encoding proprotein convertase P-domain-containing protein, with product MKRWVILLVLILPLLLVACGGSGGSGPPPVFTYYSSDTPQMIPDEDFIRSDILVTGGPSYISQVEVTVAIFHPSVSDLVLVLESPTSGSWIYLTQNDSAGEHFWYTTFTEDALTWIRNTNSSDDPRTGYYLPAERLDWFIGENANGVWTLDVEDNVAQDEGCLIEWSIDIQ from the coding sequence TCTGGTTGCCTGCGGTGGCAGTGGGGGGAGTGGTCCTCCACCCGTATTCACCTATTACAGCAGCGACACCCCCCAGATGATCCCGGACGAGGACTTTATCCGTTCGGATATACTGGTCACAGGAGGACCGTCTTATATCTCCCAAGTTGAGGTGACAGTGGCCATCTTCCATCCCTCGGTTTCCGACCTGGTGCTGGTCCTTGAGTCACCTACGTCGGGGAGCTGGATCTACCTGACCCAAAATGACAGTGCCGGGGAGCATTTCTGGTACACCACCTTTACCGAGGATGCCTTAACCTGGATCCGAAATACCAACAGCTCGGACGATCCCAGGACAGGGTATTACCTGCCCGCAGAACGTTTGGACTGGTTTATCGGTGAGAACGCCAACGGTGTCTGGACCCTGGATGTGGAAGACAACGTGGCCCAGGACGAGGGGTGCCTCATCGAGTGGAGTATCGACATTCAGTGA